A window of the Lolium perenne isolate Kyuss_39 chromosome 7, Kyuss_2.0, whole genome shotgun sequence genome harbors these coding sequences:
- the LOC127315610 gene encoding BTB/POZ and MATH domain-containing protein 2-like → MSMSTVMSALRGAGRQQLSASTFAVRHWTGSHVLRIHEFTQVRNMVYHGVEMRSSTFAVGGKDWRICCCPNGRYYPSEDYVSLYLDHDYGSNTRHQMTGDIMAKVQFSILDRALKPCYTQTTKLERVYGGLKWGACDDFIRHGDLDKAKHLNDDCLTILCDLTVAVTGTNDRMEVPSLPGPFDLQAGQLTEAIWNKERPDVRIEVDGEAFDAHRWVLEARSPVFKTDLSLAKATTGKAENTIELRIDDMDAEVFKALLQFIYTDAPPLLDAPTTAERLLVAADKYELEKLKLMCEEALCRHIGMGSVASTLALAERHRCPVLREACMRFLSCAGNLETIMAMQMDGFGELKRDCSSALLELVTKKMIEMEQ, encoded by the coding sequence ATGTCAATGTCCACTGTCATGTCCGCCCTGCGCGGCGCCGGCCGGCAGCAGCTCTCGGCTTCAACCTTCGCCGTGAGGCATTGGACGGGCTCCCACGTGCTCCGGATCCACGAGTTCACGCAGGTCAGGAACATGGTGTACCATGGGGTGGAGATGAGATCAAGCACGTTCGCCGTCGGCGGCAAAGACTGGCGTATCTGTTGCTGTCCAAACGGCCGCTATTATCCGTCCGAAGATTACGTCTCCCTCTACCTCGATCATGATTATGGCAGCAATACTCGCCACCAAATGACTGGAGATATCATGGCCAAGGTTCAATTTAGTATACTCGACCGGGCCTTGAAGCCATGCTACACCCAAACCACGAAACTGGAGCGCGTCTACGGCGGCCTCAAATGGGGTGCGTGCGATGACTTCATCAGGCACGGGGATCTCGACAAGGCGAAGCATCTCAACGACGACTGCCTCACCATCCTGTGCGACCTCACCGTCGCCGTCACCGGCACCAACGACCGCATGGAGGTTCCATCGCTGCCGGGGCCGTTCGACTTGCAAGCAGGGCAACTTACCGAAGCCATCTGGAACAAGGAACGACCGGACGTGAGGATCGAGGTCGACGGAGAGGCGTTCGACGCGCACCGGTGGGTGCTCGAGGCCCGCTCCCCCGTCTTCAAGACGGACCTCTCGCTCGCCAAGGCAACCACTGGCAAGGCCGAGAACACCATCGAACTACGCATCGACGACATGGACGCCGAGGTGTTCAAGGCTCTCCTCCAGTTCATCTACACCGACGCGCCTCCGCTGCTGGACGCGCCTACAACCGCCGAGAGGCTGCTTGTCGCGGCCGACAAGTATGAGCTGGAGAAGCTGAAGCTCATGTGCGAGGAGGCGTTGTGCCGGCACATCGGTATGGGCTCCGTGGCGTCCACTCTAGCATTGGCAGAGCGGCATCGTTGCCCCGTCCTGAGGGAGGCGTGCATGCGGTTCTTGTCTTGCGCTGGGAATCTGGAAACCATCATGGCGATGCAAATGGATGGGTTTGGGGAGCTAAAGAGAGACTGCTCCTCTGCTTTGCTGGAGCTTGTCACGAAGAAGATGATAGAAATGGAGCAATGA